In the Brachyhypopomus gauderio isolate BG-103 unplaced genomic scaffold, BGAUD_0.2 sc50, whole genome shotgun sequence genome, TACACAAATGTCCTACAGTATCAGTGATGCAAGTTCAATATGATCATGATATGATCAGCTATGAACATATATAGCCTATATACATCAGACAGATGGGGGGAGGGAGTTTAACCACttgatttgttttatttatttagtattGAAGCTGTCCCTCTCATGAACATGGACATACTCTTGAACTTGTTCTAGCTCATGGGTTTATGTGGATAATGTGAAACCTTAGAAACTCCATTTTCAGGTCATGTGCCTGTAATGCTTAGCCCACTGCTTCTTTTACAAACTGACTACCAAATACCCAGAACATCTCACTAGGAAATTTGGCCTACATCTACTGTTTGCAGTTATGTATAGAAATATTTTCTCTTCCACTGCTTCTCAGTTAGATTTTGAGCATATAACTGCTTCTTTTCAGTCTTGTGCAGCAGTGCTGAATTTGGTTGTCCCTCTTAGGCCTTAACCCTAGGCCGTGGCTGAATGATTCTGTTAGAACGGTTAGGAAAGAATGCAGAAAAACAGAACGCAAATGGAAAAAGGATAGTTTGCTGGTATTTGAAGTTTGCTGGTATTTGAACTTTGCTTAGTTTTCAAAATTTCAGTTTTTCACTGGGTTTCAAAAATGCACATCCTTAATTGTATAAACAGCACTTCTccaactagtcctaggatttttaTCCCATCATGTCATGTTTGGTATGATCATCATCTCTAGACCCTGTAGGTCAATAATTATCAAATAACATTCAGACTTTTATTCTCAATGGTGTCCTAAGCAATAAGGCATCAAGACCTCGCCATATAAGACCTATATTGCTTTAACTCGTAGTGCTCAACTGTTTGAAGCACTGTTGCACATTGAGGTTCATGccaggtatgccaagtttggtccaaATTGACCTGTGGGAGACACTATAGTACACAAACCTCTAAAATCATAAAAACCTGCGCTGCAGTCCTGAtgtgcagaatacagacaaagaATGGGCCTTGTAAGATTCAGATCTTTTTACATCTTATGACCGTTACACTATTATCCTTTTATTTCACTGAAATGTCTTATTTAATCactaatatcagtatggtagtacttgggctctatctactggccaaatactggaactgaCAAAGTATCGCTTGCAATGAAAAACCACAAACACATGAAGCTAATCTCGGCATGTGATTTAATTCTATGATATAAATCATTTTTGCCAATACAacttttgatcttttgggcctttagtgtcagttgaataatttttttgcacattgttttATTAATGcatttttccactgaaacagcttcatTTCACATGTAGGTCCAAAGGACCTTTTGGGGTTTtgttgcctattgaagccaaaatgtgtgtgtgaacacgcaatcaccgcttgcggctatattttcacATTTATATTCATGGCTAATAGCAAGTAAGGGTTAAACACTAAACATCTTTAATTTCAGACTAACCATGGAGAAATATAGAATTAAAGTGTTCACAGGTGACTATGAGAATTCTGGCACTATAAACTACATCTCCATCAGACTCATTGGTACAAAGAATTCAACCGAGCCACAAATTCTCAACAAATCTTCACTTAAGATGGGGGAGGTAAGAGATCTTCTCGTTACTGTTACTGCAACTGTTAGGTCAATCCTAACAAACCTTAGAATTCATGCATCTGAGGATGAGGATGTCTGTTTGCTCCATTTGAGGATGTCTGATTACATCTGGACAGTTTTATTAAGGCACATGTGCTATTGTaaggttttttattttatattaaacTTGGGCTACTTTCCAACCTATGTCCTGACAGAAACATGAATTGAGTCTGGAGTGTCAATCAAGCCTTGGAACACTCCTACTGGCTGAACTGGAAACTAAGAAATATTTTATTCCTGATATGTGGTTCTGTTCCAAACTGATTGTAACTACACCTGAAGGGACCCAGCACCACTTCCCATGTTATCGGTGGCTGGACAGCAAACATAAGCTCCTTCTCAGGGATACTGTAGGTTAGTACACATTTAAATTATTGTTCAATGTGGTACTGTTGTACTTTATCATTGAATGTTAATTTGTGGTAATACCGTGACCTAGGATGTGCAATGCATGATGGTTAATAAACCAGTGAGGCAAATGTGACACAGGAGTTCACAACaagcaaataataataattttaagacATTCAAacttttacatacatttacatatacacAAAATACATATAAGTCCTTCGATATTAACATTTGCATCACAGTAATGTTTCTTTTTGGCCCTTTAATAATGAATGTGGTGTTTGCCATAAAGTTGTGAAATAAGGATGTTTGTATGGCCATTGTGTCTTTTTTACCAAATCTACACACCAAGGTGAAGTAGCTCTCTGGAGTCCCTGTTCATGCCGCATGAGTTCAATATGTCACAGCTTAGAGAGCGAAGACATCATCATACAGTTAATTAACTTGTGTAAAAtatttgtctgttttgtgtAGCTTTGCTAAGACATGAGGAGACGGAGAAGAAACTCCTTAATCAAAGACAAGAAGATTTGGAGCAAAAGTGTAAGGTCATCAGGTATGTGAATTAAATATCTGGATAAAGTCCTGTTTGAACTCCTATCTGAAAACCAGAAGGCCCAGTGAATTGACACTATCTTATAATTTGACCAATACTGGAGAATTAAAGATGTTCTCATGGATCACCTACTCAAACTGCTGGGTGAGTTATTTACTGACAGCAACAAAAACTTGTCCCCATTTTATATTTAACACCTATCTGATCCCTGTTTTATTGATATCCTTCATTATATTCAAGAAGATGGCTTACTTGGCTAATGAACCTGCTTAATTGCTATTATGCAAGTAATCTTGACTCTACTGACTGTGTTGGAGCAGTGTAGAACTAAAATGACAGTTAATGCTGTTTTTTCTTGGTGTCTGTGCTTTTTAAGTCAATTTCTCTTGGAAGACCAATGTTTGTGTTAACATGTCCGAGGATGTTTGTGCTGCAGATGGAGAAAATATCTTTCAGGAATTCCGATGATCATTGATGCATCAACAACATCTGAGCTGCCACCTGAGGTCCAGTTCTCTCGGACCAAGGATATAAGCTTTCAAGGAAATTCCACAATAGCGTATGTTCTGTGTAAATAAAACATCCATGAGTTTATGTTAAAATTAACTGAATTATTGGTGACTGTGTAATGTGTTTATATCCCAGATTCACAGAGTTGAAGTTGGAAACTTGGAGGCACCTTTCAGATGTTTGGAATAATTTAGAAGAACTTCAGCAGCTTTTCCAGTGTCATGACGAAACGACATTTGGTATTTTTCCTAAAGGCTGAAGTGCCAAAATCTGTGTAAACCCTTCTGTTATGGCACAGTGACATTTGTTCTTTCTCACAGACTATGTCAAGCACCACTGGGACAGTGATGAGTTCTTTGGCTATCAGTTACTAAACGGACTGAACCCCATGATGATCCAGTGCTGCTCAGAGCTGCCCCTGAATTTCCCAGTCACGGATGACATGGTCaaattttcattaaaaaagGAAATTAAGGTATTGCACAAACCAAACTGTGAATTTAACCACTTTTATCTGGGCATGCCATGACTCTCATTTGCATTTAATCAGAATGGGAACATCTTTCTCTGTGACTATAAGAGGCTGAAGGGCCTTGTGGGTAATGTGATCAACAACAGACAGCAGTATGTTGCAGCCCCACTGTGTCTGCTCTTCAGCACTCCTGAGAAGAAGCTGATACCCATCGCCATCCAGGTAATGCCACACTAGCTCATTCACTACATGAGGGCTTCATTCCTTTAAGGTTCCTGCTTTTCTGCTGCTTTAAGAAGGAGAAACCAGCAGAATGCACAAATATTTGGATAGTGGTATTATGACTGTCAGTGGTTCTTGACCACTAAAAATCCTTTTCAAGTGTGACTCTGCTCTTTTATTCTATCCTGTGTTCCTTCAAACAGTTGATGCAGGACCCTGGGGAGTCAAATCCAATCTTTCTTCCCACTGATTCCAAATGGGACTGGCTGTTGGCGAAGATCTTTGTGCGAAATGCGGATTTCTACGAACATGAGCTGAACTTTCATCTACTGCGCACCCACCTGTTGGGAGAGGTGTTCACTATCGCAACACTGCGCAACCTGCCTTCAGCACACCCTCTGTTCAAGGTGagcgcacacactgcagggGACTCACTCATTACAGGCAAAACCCAACAAAAACCTTTTGACTTTCAAAACAACTGTTCAGGCAGCACAATATATCAATAGTTTTTGGCATTTTAGAATGCTGCAGCCAAAGGTTGAACATCACTTGTGCTGTGGTTGGCACGAGAATATTTATTCTGATAAGAGGAAAAAGGTACttgtacatttcataaacatTGGCAAAGTGCTTCATGTAAGAACTTCAGTGGTTTATTATATCCTTTAGGCTGATTATCTCAGGAAGGACTTTGCCAAGAAATATTGTAAAATGTATTCAATTTACTaaaatttaaatattaaaaagtgtgtgtgtgtgtgtgtgtgtgtgtgtgtgcgcaacgcgaaaacgaaaccaaggacaccagcagaagtaactggcaaaaaacgctacagcaaaataaaacccttcccaaaaaataaaggcaaaacggataggaagaaatacaggattgggaaaacttgagatgagtcaggaagcgatgcatgagatactcgaataagtaaagagaaagcataacagcgAGAGGTGGCAAGAcgccattaaacgataagcaatcacagagaaagcagagactggctgagaacgtacggtcccgtcggtttagtctgggactgactctggtgcccctagcgacggctgggggaactgcattcgagccagccctgacagctcgcaaaatgaagctcaagaattttggtaacaacaaaatccattttattttaccaaagcacttaatttttgttaattaaatgtgaaagacacttaattttctgtatttgtcgttctgtcttgcaaagcagactgtagtaaatcatgcagattttatagactgaagcagacatttttataaatcaaatcggttttttgaatcgaaaatctttttgaattgaattgtggcccccaaaatcggaatcgaatcgtgagatagtaaactaTTCCCATCCCTAGTGTTAACCTTTTATTTAATCTGATTTCACTGATGAGATACAAGTAACCTTTGTGTGTAATATTAACTGAATTGTTTATCTGGTTTTATGTGGTCAGCTCCTCATACCCCACACTCGCTACAATCTGCACGTTGATATTCTTGCCAGGGACCGTCTGATCTCACCTGATGGGGTTATTCCGAAGGTACAACATCTTTTGAGTCATTCAAATAAAGCTTTGATATCATGCTGACAAGTTTTACTTTGTCATGAATGATCTTAATGCTTTGTGTTGTATTTCGACTATACAGTACAGTTCCATAGGCTTTGACGGTCAAATCAAATTCCTGCAAAGTGCGACCGCCTCTCTGACATACAGCTCTCTCTGCCTGCCGGAAGATATCGCAGAGAGAGGCGTGGAGAAGATTCCCAACTACTACTACAGGGATGATGGCTTGGACCTCTGGAATGTGATCAACACGTATGGTTCTTAGATTTTACATTTTCCACTTCATACATTATATATTCCTTACTTTTGAGACACCATGTATATTACTGAATTCCTTTCTGCTTCTGTGTCTAAATGTTTGACCACTTTGCTCCACACCCATTAGGTTTGTCCAGAGGGTGATAGTGCATTACTACCTCAATGATGCTGATGTTGAGAGAGACTTTGAACTGCAGAACTGGATCAAGGAGATatttcaaaatggattcatGGGAAATGCGAGCACTGGTATGTTTATTATGTATCTGCTAGGACAGATACAAGCCATTTTCTAATGTGTTAATGCAATGTAATATCTGGATTAAATATATCTAAATATATTCTCCCTTTAATTAGGAATTCCTCAGTCTTTGAACAAAGTGGATGAACTTGTCAAGTTTGTCACCATGCTGATCTTCACTGTGTCTGCCCAACATGCTGCAGTCAACAATGGCCAGGTTCAGGACTGAGGTTTAGTCTAATCCACTGTTATGATGAACTGGATTACATAAACTGACCCTGATCTGTGCTGTTTCAGTTTGAGTTTGGTGGTTGGATGCCCAACTTCCCGAGCACCATCAGACAACCCCCCCCAACCAGGAAGGGAGCAACCACAGAGCAGACAGTGGTGGATGCCATGCCTGATGTCGACACCACTGTTAATATTCTGAGTGTTCTGTACACACTAAGCAACAAGTCCAGTGATCATGTGAGTCTAAACAACACACAACAAAACACTGAGTTTAACCAACAAGGGTAAATGGTTAAAATTGGGTTTTAGGAAGCTTTGAGTATATGTAATATGTTTTAACATGGTAAAGGTAAGAAGATAATTGATAATTGAACTTTGACAAAGATGGACTGTTAGGTTTTCCTTGTTTACACAGTTATACATTCCTGCACATCACTATCAGCAGTGATTTGGACCAAAACAGAAATAATGAATCCTTGGTCAACACATGGCACAGGACACCCAATGGAAAAGTTGTTTCCTATTGGTGCTGAAAGGTTCATGATTGTGGTGCAGCAGCCAGACCAGCCCTCCTCCCCTTCACACTCATGTTTACGCTGGTCTTCATAATCACACTGTATGacaccagaccagccctcctCCCCTTCACACTCCTTCATGTTTACGCTGGTCTTCATAATCACACTGTATGacaccagaccagccctcctCCCCTTCACACTCCTTCATGTTTACGCTGGTCTTCATAATCACACTGTATGacaccagaccagccctcctCCCCTTCACACTCCTTCATGTTTACGCTGGTCTTCATAATCACACTGTATGacaccagaccagccctcctCCCTTTCACGCTGGTCTTCATAATCGCACTGTATGAGCTGCACTGTGGAATTTTGGGTTTCAGTGTCCATGTTCTTCATGACATTTTAAGGGGGCATCTTACCATTGGGGTTGTTCTCTTCCTGCAGTACCCACTTGGCTATTACCCAGAGCAACTGTTTGATGACAGCGGACCCAGTCAGGCGTTTGCAGATTTCAAAACGGATCTTGACCATCTGACAGCTAAAATTGAAAAAAGGAACAGACATCTCAAACTTCCCTACACTTACCTGAGTCCAAAAAATGTGGATAATAGTGTTGCAATCTAGTGTTCACTCTGGGTGGGCTGTAcaatagattaaaatatttTGACCAACTGTAAAATCAAATTACCTTCCTTTGCAGAGAACACAACCACTGGACCTGTTTACATGAATATAAAAATCATAGCGTTTACTTTCATTTTCACTTTGGCTGGAGATTTGTTTCTTCTTCTGTATCTCATTGTAGAACCTGTCAGTGTGAGTGAACATGTTGGTTTAGTAGTGAAAGGTGATGTGTTGTGAATAATAAATTGTTTGCTCATCTCAGCTTCCTGCCTCGCCCTCCAGTTACACTCCCCTTATGTGAGGTGAGGTCACTCCCCTTATGTGAGGTGAGGTCACTCCACATTTGCCCTCAACCTTACAAACATTAGCCAGAAGCAATTAACTTAAGGACAAGAGTTTTCATTTCCCCTGATCAAAAGCCTCTGCTGTAAAAATCAAACATGCTGTAAGAACGTgaatggggggaaaaaaaccaCCAAATGAATCCCCTGACTAGAGGATGGAGTTTGGGACATTATCATTAATGAGCGTTTCTATTCATTGTCATCTTAAACTTTGATTTTAAACATATGGGACCAAATTGGTGACAAGTAAATTAATTTACTGTTAAGTTAGATGAAGACAATTTCTTTAACTTGAATTTCAGGAAAATCTATTTAAGCtcactgtagaccaggggtaatcaattaaatctttccgcggtccatttttggcagatagctcagaccttaggtccgggtccgcggtggctaagggggggttgttggggggggtggcgaacgtaacactcaaatgggtggtgaacgtaacactcgtctgaaaataaattctccggtttaaaatatagtctcccgttaaaaaatgtttggcatttgggtccgtatccagttaatcaggaatgtaattggtccggacaggacggcgttcgggtccggatccggaccgcggtccgccatttggtgatacctgctgtaGACAATGAAAGCAAGTCTGAGGCAATGGTGAGGAATTGCTTTGATGAAAGTATGGCCTCAGTTCATGTGTTTGACAACAAAGATTACTGATGACCCATTTTATTAAGGTTAGGCCAATCTTCTCAGAGCTCAGACAGTCATATAAAATCATGTAATTTCAGGAATGGTTGTCAGTGGATGAGAACATGATCCCATACTATTGTAGCCATGGATGTAACCAATTCATAAAAGATAAACCAGTCCATGTTGGTTACACACTATGGAACATTGCATCACCCAGTGGTTATTTGTGTCATATGGAGCCATGCGACAGATCTCGCACTCCTCCTTGAGACATGGGTTGAGTCAGGGACCCAGCGTTGTTCTCGGTCTTGCTGAGCAAGCATGGTTAGTTCAGGATTTCAAATTCTTTTATGACATTCCTTGATGAAATGACAATGTTCCCCTTATGTTCAATATGAATGAAACACATTACTGCCAGTGAATATTATGTGATATTAATGATGCAATGAATACTGCACTAAACTTCAAATACTCAAGTTACCATGATAATGTTTCAATGTTAcactaaattaataataataatagtaatttaCACTTATACAGCGCCCTTCAAAGTAACCAAGaatgctttacagagaaatacaaaaaaaagacaagaacaaaacagacaaaaataaaaacagaagaCAGAAATCCCATAGACCTAGGTTGAAGACATTGTGAGAAAATGTTGAGTAAATAGATGGGTTTTAATTAAGCCTTGAATGTGTTGagattaaaatttaaatgtatgATACAATGAAGTAACAATGTGAAATATGttgattgtttttatgtttgttcTGTAAGGGGGTTTGATATGTAAAATTGTAATATCAGTATGTAATAATAGAACATTCTATTGTTAATGCTGAGGTCTGACCGTTTAAGTATATAACTGGGCTAGGACATATAAAACATATAAGGacacaggggcgcagatggcactggggacgggggggacatgtcccccccagatttatattgaccccatccgaaatctagcatctagatTTCGTGTCCCCCCCCCAGATTAATATTGAGGTCAtcaacaggcggaccgcggtccggatccgaacaaattacgttcgccacccctaaccaacacccccccgctcaacacattaaattacgttcgccaagcCGGAGCTATCTGCCAGATTTGGCGCgcggaaaaatatagttgattacccctgatctacaagcataaacgtatatattgtacaggggtgagtttcccgaaacgtttcatacgaggttacgaagtacttagcgctacgaacgtttcgggaaacccaccccagcttggtccccctcacttcaatcaatcaatcaatcaatcaatcaaattttatttatatagcgctttttacaacagttgttgtcacaaagcagctttacaagtgccgagtcctagcccccagtgagcaagccaaa is a window encoding:
- the LOC143487800 gene encoding hydroperoxide isomerase ALOXE3-like isoform X1, which codes for MVNIRYSQIRLTMEKYRIKVFTGDYENSGTINYISIRLIGTKNSTEPQILNKSSLKMGEKHELSLECQSSLGTLLLAELETKKYFIPDMWFCSKLIVTTPEGTQHHFPCYRWLDSKHKLLLRDTVALLRHEETEKKLLNQRQEDLEQKCKVIRWRKYLSGIPMIIDASTTSELPPEVQFSRTKDISFQGNSTIAFTELKLETWRHLSDVWNNLEELQQLFQCHDETTFDYVKHHWDSDEFFGYQLLNGLNPMMIQCCSELPLNFPVTDDMVKFSLKKEIKNGNIFLCDYKRLKGLVGNVINNRQQYVAAPLCLLFSTPEKKLIPIAIQLMQDPGESNPIFLPTDSKWDWLLAKIFVRNADFYEHELNFHLLRTHLLGEVFTIATLRNLPSAHPLFKLLIPHTRYNLHVDILARDRLISPDGVIPKYSSIGFDGQIKFLQSATASLTYSSLCLPEDIAERGVEKIPNYYYRDDGLDLWNVINTFVQRVIVHYYLNDADVERDFELQNWIKEIFQNGFMGNASTGIPQSLNKVDELVKFVTMLIFTVSAQHAAVNNGQFEFGGWMPNFPSTIRQPPPTRKGATTEQTVVDAMPDVDTTVNILSVLYTLSNKSSDHYPLGYYPEQLFDDSGPSQAFADFKTDLDHLTAKIEKRNRHLKLPYTYLSPKNVDNSVAI
- the LOC143487800 gene encoding hydroperoxide isomerase ALOXE3-like isoform X2 codes for the protein MEKYRIKVFTGDYENSGTINYISIRLIGTKNSTEPQILNKSSLKMGEKHELSLECQSSLGTLLLAELETKKYFIPDMWFCSKLIVTTPEGTQHHFPCYRWLDSKHKLLLRDTVALLRHEETEKKLLNQRQEDLEQKCKVIRWRKYLSGIPMIIDASTTSELPPEVQFSRTKDISFQGNSTIAFTELKLETWRHLSDVWNNLEELQQLFQCHDETTFDYVKHHWDSDEFFGYQLLNGLNPMMIQCCSELPLNFPVTDDMVKFSLKKEIKNGNIFLCDYKRLKGLVGNVINNRQQYVAAPLCLLFSTPEKKLIPIAIQLMQDPGESNPIFLPTDSKWDWLLAKIFVRNADFYEHELNFHLLRTHLLGEVFTIATLRNLPSAHPLFKLLIPHTRYNLHVDILARDRLISPDGVIPKYSSIGFDGQIKFLQSATASLTYSSLCLPEDIAERGVEKIPNYYYRDDGLDLWNVINTFVQRVIVHYYLNDADVERDFELQNWIKEIFQNGFMGNASTGIPQSLNKVDELVKFVTMLIFTVSAQHAAVNNGQFEFGGWMPNFPSTIRQPPPTRKGATTEQTVVDAMPDVDTTVNILSVLYTLSNKSSDHYPLGYYPEQLFDDSGPSQAFADFKTDLDHLTAKIEKRNRHLKLPYTYLSPKNVDNSVAI
- the LOC143487800 gene encoding hydroperoxide isomerase ALOXE3-like isoform X3, which gives rise to MWFCSKLIVTTPEGTQHHFPCYRWLDSKHKLLLRDTVALLRHEETEKKLLNQRQEDLEQKCKVIRWRKYLSGIPMIIDASTTSELPPEVQFSRTKDISFQGNSTIAFTELKLETWRHLSDVWNNLEELQQLFQCHDETTFDYVKHHWDSDEFFGYQLLNGLNPMMIQCCSELPLNFPVTDDMVKFSLKKEIKNGNIFLCDYKRLKGLVGNVINNRQQYVAAPLCLLFSTPEKKLIPIAIQLMQDPGESNPIFLPTDSKWDWLLAKIFVRNADFYEHELNFHLLRTHLLGEVFTIATLRNLPSAHPLFKLLIPHTRYNLHVDILARDRLISPDGVIPKYSSIGFDGQIKFLQSATASLTYSSLCLPEDIAERGVEKIPNYYYRDDGLDLWNVINTFVQRVIVHYYLNDADVERDFELQNWIKEIFQNGFMGNASTGIPQSLNKVDELVKFVTMLIFTVSAQHAAVNNGQFEFGGWMPNFPSTIRQPPPTRKGATTEQTVVDAMPDVDTTVNILSVLYTLSNKSSDHYPLGYYPEQLFDDSGPSQAFADFKTDLDHLTAKIEKRNRHLKLPYTYLSPKNVDNSVAI